The following are from one region of the Amedibacterium intestinale genome:
- a CDS encoding PH domain-containing protein has protein sequence MKQFKGKNAIWFVMSFLIYNLLPLLLIGKELNISNKFVIITLLILYYCGNLIVLPFMLRNRVELFDDYFMFYYGFGKQKIYIKDIKEIKKSHNPIASSANSFDRIYIATNQTELYISLRKNDEFIQMIKDKISQ, from the coding sequence ATGAAACAATTTAAAGGTAAAAATGCGATATGGTTTGTAATGTCATTTTTGATTTATAATTTATTACCGCTTCTTTTAATTGGTAAAGAACTAAACATAAGCAACAAGTTTGTAATAATCACATTACTAATACTTTATTATTGTGGGAATTTAATTGTTCTTCCATTTATGCTAAGAAATAGGGTTGAATTATTTGATGATTACTTCATGTTTTATTATGGATTCGGTAAACAAAAAATTTATATTAAGGATATTAAAGAAATAAAGAAAAGTCATAATCCAATCGCTTCATCAGCAAATTCATTCGATAGAATTTATATAGCAACAAATCAGACTGAATTATATATATCTTTGCGAAAAAATGACGAATTTATTCAAATGATTAAAGATAAGATATCGCAGTGA
- a CDS encoding substrate-binding domain-containing protein, protein MKKVLFIVICTLFMLFGCSKTNTKSQLQEFTYILFVAPLENHPIWQKSAKGLFDACNEEGYYCDWIGPATIDTAAMNDTMERGIIAKADAIITQGVIDEQLVKQAKENNIPVVLVDNDMPASARTAFFGKNFTQQAELLLADIEKRMGEDEPIIMAIQVAEESFPIAAQQIEEIEKVFLKHRGGFEIVDVTSSKSDKVRARKEWVSTFEKYENVNVSISLASESVESCYESAKELHKSDNMLIYGVDDLQPTIQLLKKGRITGSIITPFYDYGYKTVKYLKSYWENEDNSKKERFDVDIQMLTKEEAKDYPYEK, encoded by the coding sequence ATGAAGAAGGTTTTGTTTATAGTAATATGTACTTTATTTATGCTTTTTGGATGCTCAAAAACAAACACAAAATCACAATTACAAGAATTCACATATATATTATTTGTAGCACCATTAGAAAATCACCCTATTTGGCAAAAAAGTGCAAAAGGTTTATTTGATGCGTGTAATGAGGAAGGATACTATTGTGATTGGATTGGTCCTGCAACAATTGATACAGCAGCAATGAACGATACCATGGAACGAGGTATAATTGCAAAAGCTGATGCTATTATTACACAGGGTGTTATAGATGAACAATTAGTTAAACAAGCAAAAGAGAATAACATACCTGTTGTTTTGGTAGATAACGATATGCCTGCAAGTGCTAGAACTGCATTTTTTGGTAAAAACTTTACACAGCAAGCGGAGTTATTATTAGCGGATATTGAAAAAAGAATGGGCGAAGATGAGCCAATTATTATGGCAATTCAAGTCGCAGAAGAAAGTTTTCCGATTGCTGCACAACAAATTGAAGAAATTGAAAAAGTATTTTTAAAACATCGTGGTGGTTTTGAAATTGTAGATGTAACATCTTCTAAATCAGATAAAGTTAGAGCAAGAAAAGAATGGGTTTCTACTTTTGAAAAATACGAAAATGTCAATGTATCTATAAGTTTAGCAAGTGAGTCGGTAGAATCTTGTTACGAAAGTGCTAAAGAACTGCATAAATCAGATAATATGTTGATTTATGGAGTTGATGATTTGCAGCCTACTATACAATTGTTAAAGAAGGGCAGAATCACAGGGAGTATTATTACACCTTTTTATGATTATGGTTATAAAACAGTAAAATATTTAAAATCTTATTGGGAAAATGAAGACAATTCAAAGAAAGAACGATTCGATGTAGATATACAAATGCTTACAAAAGAAGAAGCAAAGGATTATCCATATGAAAAGTAG
- a CDS encoding sensor histidine kinase encodes MKSSVKKTLKEQLAHFHSIVFVVTLVGFTFYIGLNFSSMNKYSDAFHQYDQIQQFYTSLEQANEHFIDYLYRSSKDAYYAYEKEIARAKESLLTLQNANLMEEGWRIHLLENMLDTYVTQAEETYSIYQENNIEYENAYNNLLNIYDVIKSTSADSYSLLTNNMELQNEKLRKSKQYSIYTLFLFTIIFLSFLFYYIRLTRREIEQPLNEIEENINKIKEGTYDLTKISNTNKEMYAICNALEEIANMVQKEIAMTKENAVLEKKLLLMENDNLRKEEQLLLSEMKMLQNQINPHFLFNTLNMIYKLSLMENALVSSEMIQKTSSLLRYSLDKQDKLSDIHSEIEAVKNYVAIQKKRLGERIEFYIKVQKDVPNIVIPGMILQPLIENSLKHGLKNCLSDGEIVVSVTYDANYVYLCVSDNGEGVSEEVCEQMMLSQFYDDTKQHLGLYNVTRRLKILLKDQVYTTVDSSLGCGFSVNIKINR; translated from the coding sequence ATGAAAAGTAGTGTAAAAAAAACATTAAAAGAACAATTAGCACATTTTCATAGTATCGTTTTTGTTGTGACATTAGTTGGTTTTACATTTTATATTGGATTGAATTTTTCTTCAATGAATAAATATAGTGATGCATTTCATCAATATGATCAAATTCAGCAGTTCTATACTTCACTGGAGCAGGCAAATGAGCATTTTATTGATTATTTATATCGAAGTTCAAAAGATGCGTATTATGCCTATGAAAAAGAAATTGCAAGAGCAAAGGAAAGTTTATTGACATTGCAGAATGCGAATTTGATGGAAGAAGGTTGGCGTATTCATCTTTTAGAAAATATGTTAGATACATATGTAACACAAGCAGAAGAAACCTATTCTATATATCAAGAAAATAATATTGAATATGAGAATGCTTATAATAATTTATTAAACATTTATGATGTAATTAAATCTACCAGCGCAGACAGCTATTCTTTATTGACGAATAATATGGAATTACAAAATGAGAAGTTACGTAAATCAAAACAGTATAGTATTTATACATTGTTTCTTTTTACCATCATCTTTTTATCTTTTTTATTTTATTATATTCGTTTAACAAGAAGAGAAATTGAACAACCTTTAAATGAAATTGAAGAAAATATTAACAAAATAAAAGAAGGGACTTATGATTTAACAAAAATTTCTAATACGAATAAAGAAATGTATGCAATATGCAATGCGTTAGAAGAAATTGCGAATATGGTACAAAAAGAAATCGCAATGACAAAAGAAAATGCGGTATTAGAGAAAAAGTTGTTATTGATGGAGAATGATAATTTAAGAAAAGAGGAACAGTTATTATTAAGTGAAATGAAGATGCTGCAAAATCAAATTAATCCGCATTTTCTATTTAATACATTAAACATGATTTATAAATTATCACTCATGGAAAATGCTCTTGTAAGTAGTGAAATGATTCAAAAGACAAGCTCTTTGCTTCGTTACAGTTTAGATAAGCAAGATAAATTGAGTGATATTCACAGTGAAATTGAAGCAGTAAAGAATTATGTTGCTATTCAGAAAAAACGGTTGGGAGAGCGTATTGAGTTTTATATTAAAGTACAAAAAGATGTACCCAATATCGTTATTCCTGGAATGATATTGCAGCCGTTGATAGAAAATTCTTTAAAACATGGATTGAAAAATTGTCTTTCTGATGGGGAAATTGTTGTTTCTGTTACGTATGATGCAAATTATGTATATTTATGTGTTAGTGATAATGGAGAAGGTGTAAGTGAGGAGGTATGTGAGCAGATGATGCTGTCACAATTTTACGATGATACTAAACAGCATTTAGGTTTATATAATGTAACAAGAAGATTAAAAATTTTATTAAAAGATCAAGTATATACTACGGTTGATAGTTCACTTGGTTGTGGTTTTTCAGTTAATATAAAAATAAATCGATAA
- a CDS encoding response regulator transcription factor, which yields MEKQCTVLIVEDEEIERQSLISILQGYFKDTIKVYAAAHALEALELYKRFHHDIVLSDIEMPGMNGLQLIEELKKENLLTIFYIVTSYDDFSYAQKAIQLGIEDFILKPVTPTQIIKTIAKAIGLVKTQQNQKDAISTLFQRYGNIRPILEKGCIYAILTRRGEMEIQKYIKDLNLRVNSGLCFIVSPKNVKLEEIQQIHEAIYDLGYCCIHDYVNSNYIFFVFYSEVFGIQDIQAIEQVITQALSPMAFVGIGSCVESCVKFYDSYVHALRDCQPLNMRIKINYNNMSKSKTEMDEKREQFVHICTEAFRNYKDDIIYIEIRNYAQYLMLYPLAVIEEQVNLMLQAVVKELQKDFKENIEIGQIPKLSIENELYTHTLPLQLVQIFNSLFYPLRSSKKQESSSLVRQIVDYIEQHYEKPISLEEVAKVFSVSPFYVSKIIKNNLGKSFTDIVNECRIEKAKNLLKAHVRIKEVVFCCGFQSQSYFSKMFKKLVGVSPKEYQDMFL from the coding sequence ATGGAAAAACAATGTACAGTTTTGATTGTTGAAGACGAAGAAATTGAACGACAGTCCCTGATATCCATTTTACAAGGATATTTTAAAGATACAATTAAAGTATATGCTGCGGCACATGCACTTGAAGCATTGGAGTTATATAAACGATTTCATCATGATATTGTATTAAGTGATATTGAGATGCCGGGTATGAATGGTTTACAGTTAATTGAAGAATTAAAGAAAGAAAATTTGTTAACGATATTTTATATTGTAACATCTTATGATGATTTTTCTTACGCACAAAAAGCTATACAGCTAGGTATAGAAGATTTTATTTTAAAACCAGTTACACCGACACAAATCATTAAAACAATTGCCAAAGCTATTGGACTTGTGAAAACTCAACAAAATCAGAAAGATGCAATATCTACTTTGTTTCAGCGGTATGGAAATATACGTCCCATCTTGGAAAAAGGATGTATTTATGCTATTTTAACACGTCGAGGAGAAATGGAAATTCAAAAATATATTAAAGATCTAAATCTACGTGTCAATAGTGGATTATGTTTTATTGTTTCTCCAAAAAATGTAAAGCTAGAAGAAATACAGCAAATACATGAGGCAATTTATGATTTAGGTTATTGCTGTATTCATGATTATGTTAATTCAAATTATATTTTCTTTGTTTTTTACAGTGAGGTATTCGGTATACAGGATATACAGGCAATTGAACAGGTTATTACACAAGCATTATCACCAATGGCTTTTGTAGGTATTGGTAGTTGTGTAGAGTCTTGCGTTAAATTTTATGATTCTTATGTACATGCTTTGCGGGATTGCCAACCATTAAATATGCGTATAAAAATAAATTATAACAACATGAGTAAGAGTAAAACAGAAATGGATGAGAAGAGGGAACAATTTGTTCATATTTGCACTGAGGCCTTTCGTAATTATAAAGATGATATTATTTACATAGAAATTCGTAATTATGCGCAATATTTAATGCTTTATCCTTTAGCGGTAATTGAAGAACAAGTTAATTTGATGTTACAGGCAGTTGTAAAAGAATTACAGAAAGATTTTAAAGAGAATATTGAAATTGGGCAAATACCAAAGCTTTCTATTGAAAATGAATTATATACACATACTTTGCCATTGCAATTGGTACAAATTTTTAATAGTTTATTTTATCCATTGCGAAGTAGTAAAAAACAAGAGAGCAGTAGTTTAGTGCGTCAAATTGTTGATTATATTGAACAGCATTATGAAAAACCAATTAGTTTAGAAGAGGTTGCAAAAGTATTTTCTGTATCACCGTTCTATGTAAGTAAAATAATAAAAAATAATCTAGGGAAAAGTTTTACGGACATAGTGAATGAATGTCGGATTGAAAAAGCAAAGAATTTGTTGAAAGCACATGTTCGTATCAAAGAAGTTGTTTTTTGCTGCGGATTTCAAAGCCAAAGTTATTTTTCTAAAATGTTTAAAAAATTGGTGGGTGTTTCACCAAAAGAGTATCAAGATATGTTTTTATAA
- a CDS encoding phosphoglycerate kinase has protein sequence MAKRTVKDLDVAGKRVIVRCDFNVPRKDGKITNDNRIIQALPTIKYLVENKARVILMSHLGKVKTEEDKAKNDLRCVADRLSELVDTKVTFVPVTRGAELEEAVAALHDGEIVVMQNTRYEKGESKNDPELAKYWASLGDLFVEDAFGSVHRAHASTAGIPSILPNALGFLVEKEVKMLGAAVDTPERPFVAIIGGAKVSDKIAVVDNLLNKADKVLIGGGMAYTFLKAQGYNVGKSLVEEDKIELAKEYLEKANGKLILPVDHVCADAFAEDANTVVADNENIPADYMGLDIGPKSVALYKEALAGAKTVVWNGPMGVFEMKPFAKGTLEVCTAISELPGATTVIGGGDSAAAAIQLGFAEKFSHISTGGGASLEYMEGKELPGIAVISEK, from the coding sequence ATGGCAAAAAGAACTGTAAAAGATTTGGACGTTGCAGGAAAACGCGTTATCGTTCGCTGTGATTTCAACGTTCCTAGAAAAGATGGAAAAATTACAAATGACAACCGTATTATTCAGGCTTTACCTACAATCAAATATTTGGTAGAAAACAAAGCTAGAGTAATCTTGATGTCTCACCTTGGAAAAGTTAAAACAGAAGAAGATAAAGCTAAAAACGATTTGCGTTGTGTAGCTGATCGTTTAAGTGAACTTGTAGATACAAAAGTTACTTTTGTACCAGTTACAAGAGGGGCTGAATTAGAAGAAGCTGTAGCTGCATTACATGATGGAGAAATCGTTGTTATGCAGAACACTCGTTATGAAAAAGGAGAAAGCAAAAATGATCCTGAATTAGCTAAATACTGGGCTAGCTTAGGGGATTTATTCGTAGAAGATGCATTCGGTAGTGTTCACCGTGCACACGCATCTACTGCTGGTATTCCTTCTATTCTTCCTAATGCATTAGGATTCCTGGTAGAAAAAGAAGTGAAAATGCTAGGTGCAGCTGTTGATACACCAGAACGTCCATTCGTTGCGATCATCGGTGGAGCAAAAGTTTCTGATAAAATTGCAGTTGTTGATAACTTGTTGAACAAAGCTGACAAAGTATTGATTGGTGGAGGAATGGCTTATACATTCTTGAAAGCACAGGGATACAATGTTGGTAAATCTTTAGTTGAAGAAGATAAAATTGAATTGGCTAAAGAATACTTGGAAAAAGCAAATGGAAAATTAATTCTTCCAGTAGATCATGTATGTGCAGATGCATTTGCAGAAGATGCAAATACAGTTGTTGCAGATAATGAAAATATTCCTGCTGATTACATGGGACTTGATATTGGGCCTAAATCTGTAGCTCTATACAAAGAAGCTTTAGCAGGTGCTAAAACAGTTGTATGGAATGGACCAATGGGTGTATTCGAAATGAAACCATTCGCAAAAGGTACATTAGAAGTATGTACAGCAATTTCTGAACTTCCAGGAGCTACTACAGTAATCGGTGGTGGAGACTCTGCTGCTGCTGCTATTCAGTTGGGATTTGCAGAAAAATTCTCTCACATCTCAACAGGTGGAGGAGCTTCTTTGGAATACATGGAAGGAAAAGAACTTCCTGGTATTGCAGTAATTTCTGAAAAATAA
- the tpiA gene encoding triose-phosphate isomerase, which yields MRKPIIVGNWKMNKTIAEAVEFIKAVDPVCHDGATYGVGTSFLALNEANKLAKNLIVAAENCHFEDSGAFTGEVSVPMLEEIGVKYCIIGHSERREMFGDTDETVNKKAKRLIKAGITPIVCIGETEAQYDAGESEKVIRDQLSGSLADLCADCVKNIVIAYEPIWAIGTGKSASVEIAQNCCHIVRDQVEKMYGKEAADAVRVQYGGSVKPENIVEYMAQPDIDGALIGGASLKVESFTDIINKTK from the coding sequence ATGAGAAAACCAATTATTGTTGGAAACTGGAAAATGAATAAAACAATTGCGGAAGCAGTTGAATTCATTAAAGCAGTTGATCCTGTTTGCCATGATGGTGCTACATATGGTGTAGGTACAAGCTTTTTGGCATTGAATGAAGCAAATAAACTTGCGAAAAACTTAATCGTTGCAGCTGAAAACTGCCACTTTGAAGACTCTGGTGCTTTCACAGGGGAAGTTAGTGTTCCTATGTTGGAAGAAATCGGTGTGAAATACTGTATCATTGGACATTCTGAACGTCGTGAAATGTTTGGAGATACAGATGAAACGGTAAACAAAAAAGCAAAACGCCTGATCAAAGCTGGTATTACTCCAATCGTTTGTATTGGAGAAACAGAAGCTCAGTATGATGCTGGAGAATCTGAAAAAGTTATTCGTGATCAGTTAAGCGGAAGTCTTGCAGACCTTTGCGCTGACTGTGTAAAAAACATCGTTATTGCTTATGAACCAATCTGGGCTATCGGAACAGGAAAAAGCGCTTCTGTAGAAATTGCACAGAACTGCTGCCACATCGTTCGTGACCAGGTTGAAAAAATGTATGGTAAAGAAGCTGCTGATGCAGTACGTGTACAGTATGGTGGATCTGTTAAACCAGAAAACATCGTTGAATATATGGCTCAGCCAGATATCGATGGTGCATTAATTGGTGGAGCAAGCTTGAAAGTAGAAAGCTTTACAGATATCATCAACAAAACAAAATAA
- a CDS encoding VanZ family protein — MKKKNMGMRILAAILFLGFSGIVMFSIYSFSSENGFDSQMRSEMVTEKIKEEVKTKLETSEKGLKLSEKIKYKVIMYSPYGSDWNANVRKLAHFSIYFCLAMMVYITLAILGVNKTLRFILTIGFCFCFAFADEYHQAFSGGRTSSMTDVYIDTFGALVSTCIWTVLSWVLNGIGYVIHTINKAYE; from the coding sequence ATGAAGAAAAAAAATATGGGTATGCGAATCTTAGCTGCAATCTTATTTTTAGGTTTTAGCGGAATTGTGATGTTTTCTATATATTCTTTTTCATCAGAAAATGGTTTTGATTCCCAAATGAGAAGTGAAATGGTTACAGAAAAAATAAAAGAAGAAGTAAAAACAAAGCTGGAAACAAGTGAGAAAGGGTTAAAGCTTTCTGAGAAAATTAAATACAAAGTGATTATGTATTCTCCTTATGGCAGCGACTGGAATGCAAATGTTCGAAAACTAGCACATTTTTCCATATATTTTTGTCTAGCTATGATGGTGTATATAACCTTGGCAATTTTAGGAGTAAATAAGACTTTGCGTTTCATTTTGACAATTGGTTTTTGTTTCTGTTTTGCGTTTGCGGATGAATATCATCAAGCCTTTAGCGGAGGAAGAACTTCTAGTATGACAGATGTATATATCGATACGTTTGGTGCACTGGTTTCTACATGTATATGGACTGTTTTATCATGGGTGTTAAATGGTATTGGTTATGTAATTCATACCATTAATAAAGCCTATGAGTAA
- a CDS encoding site-2 protease family protein, producing MFNISELISDLIYTVPAIFIALSCHEFGHAYAAYKMGDLSQKENGRLTLNPFRHLDPAGTLCLLLFHVGWGKPVQVDPYFFKDKKQGMIWTAVAGPLVNLVLGFVFILLDGLLLVLGFHGVIASYLHVLFQTTAVMNIGLGVFNLIPLPPLDGSKVLMGILPEETYFKLMQYEMYFSLGLLLLLFTGVLDASLNHAISSILRVYLNIVGAILGIFI from the coding sequence ATGTTTAATATTAGTGAACTGATTTCGGATTTAATTTATACGGTACCAGCTATTTTTATCGCTTTATCCTGTCATGAATTTGGACATGCATATGCAGCATATAAGATGGGAGATCTGTCACAGAAAGAAAATGGACGATTGACATTAAATCCATTTCGTCATTTAGATCCTGCAGGAACTCTTTGTTTACTGCTGTTTCATGTAGGCTGGGGAAAACCAGTACAAGTTGATCCATATTTTTTCAAGGATAAAAAACAAGGGATGATTTGGACGGCAGTTGCTGGGCCATTGGTAAATTTAGTATTAGGTTTTGTGTTTATTTTATTGGATGGTTTGCTTCTTGTGTTAGGATTTCATGGTGTGATTGCTTCTTATTTACATGTATTATTCCAAACAACAGCGGTTATGAATATTGGGTTAGGGGTATTTAATCTGATTCCTTTGCCTCCTCTTGATGGTTCCAAGGTTTTAATGGGAATTCTTCCGGAAGAAACATACTTTAAATTAATGCAGTATGAAATGTATTTTTCTTTAGGTTTGCTGCTGCTTCTATTTACTGGAGTTTTGGATGCATCATTAAATCATGCAATTTCGTCCATTTTACGCGTTTATTTAAATATAGTAGGTGCTATTTTAGGTATTTTCATTTAA
- a CDS encoding ABC transporter substrate-binding protein, whose product MGKFRKFMMMGVASCMAVTMFAGCGSDGKDAGSDSNEVKLGLNFELTGAAATYGNTELNGIKFAMKEFNAKEGNKFKYVGVEGDNKSDNAEATNIATKMVSEDKVDAFVGPATTGASLAIYDVANNANVFVISPSATGSGVTTKQNGDVYENVYRVCFEDDYQGAAMAVYARETLKVSKAAVLMDNSEPYSKGLSAAFESKFKEEGGNIVIKENYQSKDTDFNASLTKIKNSGCDALYIPGYYTEVGTIIKQAREMGINVPIIGGDGFDSSDLVKLAGDKKYLNDVYFTTAYTTVNASDELKAFIEAYKKEYGEDPSMFSALAYDAANLMMQAYEEAGTKDHDAVKEVLDKMEFKGVTGTFTFDEKHTPKKAALVVKVVDGEQKEAVEVDPNK is encoded by the coding sequence ATGGGAAAATTTAGAAAGTTTATGATGATGGGGGTTGCCTCCTGTATGGCAGTTACCATGTTTGCCGGTTGTGGATCCGATGGGAAGGATGCTGGTTCAGATAGCAATGAAGTAAAACTGGGTTTGAATTTTGAACTTACTGGAGCTGCTGCAACATATGGGAATACCGAATTAAATGGTATTAAATTTGCGATGAAAGAGTTTAATGCGAAAGAAGGAAATAAATTCAAATATGTTGGTGTAGAAGGGGATAATAAATCTGATAATGCAGAAGCTACCAATATTGCCACAAAGATGGTTTCAGAAGATAAAGTGGATGCATTTGTTGGACCTGCTACTACAGGTGCTTCTTTGGCAATTTATGATGTAGCTAACAATGCAAATGTGTTTGTAATTTCTCCAAGTGCTACTGGTAGTGGAGTTACTACAAAACAAAATGGAGATGTGTATGAAAATGTATATCGTGTATGCTTTGAAGATGATTATCAGGGAGCTGCGATGGCAGTATACGCCAGAGAAACTTTGAAAGTTTCAAAAGCTGCTGTATTAATGGATAATTCAGAACCATATTCGAAAGGATTATCTGCAGCATTTGAAAGTAAATTTAAAGAAGAGGGAGGAAATATCGTAATTAAAGAAAACTATCAGTCAAAAGATACAGATTTTAATGCCTCTTTGACAAAAATTAAAAATTCAGGATGCGATGCCTTATATATTCCAGGATACTATACAGAAGTAGGTACAATTATTAAACAGGCACGTGAAATGGGAATTAATGTTCCAATCATTGGTGGAGACGGTTTTGATTCCAGCGACCTTGTGAAATTGGCTGGAGATAAAAAATATTTGAATGATGTATATTTTACAACAGCTTATACAACAGTGAATGCTTCTGATGAGTTGAAAGCATTTATTGAAGCTTATAAAAAAGAATATGGAGAAGATCCAAGTATGTTCTCTGCACTTGCTTATGATGCGGCAAACTTGATGATGCAGGCTTATGAAGAAGCTGGTACAAAAGATCATGATGCTGTAAAAGAAGTGTTAGATAAGATGGAATTTAAAGGTGTAACTGGAACATTCACATTTGATGAAAAACATACACCTAAAAAAGCAGCATTGGTTGTTAAAGTTGTTGATGGTGAACAGAAAGAAGCGGTAGAAGTCGATCCTAATAAATAG
- a CDS encoding branched-chain amino acid ABC transporter permease, translated as MTEFMQQVVNGLSIGSIYALIALGYTMVYGIIKLINFAHGDIYMLGAFIGFSAITYFHLGFFPALIIAMAMCAVIGVVIERIAYKPLRNATRIAALITAIGVSYVLEYGTQKIMGPSARPFPASLGNESFAVFGVQIKMQQVYILVITIVLMVLLQFIVRKTKIGRSMRAVSTDADAAKLMGINVDTTISITFAIGSALAGAAGVLVGIYYNSINPLMGMVPGIKAFVAAVFGGIGILPGAMFGGFFIGIAETMVTAYGSSLYKDAVVYAILILILIIKPAGLLGKNKKEKV; from the coding sequence ATGACAGAATTCATGCAGCAAGTAGTAAATGGTCTATCGATTGGGAGTATCTATGCATTGATTGCTTTAGGATATACGATGGTATATGGAATTATTAAATTGATCAATTTTGCTCATGGAGATATTTATATGCTAGGGGCTTTTATTGGCTTTAGCGCAATTACCTATTTCCATTTGGGATTTTTTCCGGCATTGATTATTGCTATGGCAATGTGTGCTGTGATTGGTGTTGTCATTGAAAGAATTGCTTATAAGCCTTTACGTAATGCGACACGTATTGCGGCATTGATTACTGCCATTGGTGTCAGCTATGTGTTGGAATATGGAACACAGAAAATCATGGGACCTAGTGCTCGACCTTTCCCTGCAAGTTTAGGAAATGAAAGTTTTGCTGTATTTGGTGTTCAAATTAAAATGCAGCAGGTTTATATTTTGGTAATTACGATTGTTTTAATGGTTCTTTTACAATTTATTGTAAGAAAAACAAAGATTGGAAGAAGTATGCGTGCAGTATCAACCGATGCAGATGCTGCAAAACTGATGGGAATCAATGTAGATACAACGATTTCCATTACGTTTGCGATTGGCAGTGCACTTGCAGGAGCGGCTGGCGTACTGGTTGGTATTTATTATAATTCTATTAATCCTTTAATGGGGATGGTTCCAGGTATTAAAGCATTTGTTGCGGCAGTCTTTGGTGGAATTGGAATTCTTCCAGGAGCAATGTTTGGAGGATTCTTTATTGGTATTGCGGAAACGATGGTGACAGCCTATGGAAGTTCTTTATATAAAGATGCAGTGGTATATGCAATTTTGATTTTAATTTTAATTATCAAGCCTGCAGGATTGCTTGGCAAAAATAAGAAAGAGAAGGTGTAA
- a CDS encoding branched-chain amino acid ABC transporter permease: MKNIFSKLNLCWIVFTTIVLTVITLLMQGNVITAYYQATLFTIGINIILAVSLNLIIGITGQFSLGHAGFMCIGAYSCAVVTLRNPTMLGFLLGVLIGALISSLVALVVAIPTLRLKGDYLAIATLGFSEIVRIVVLNMKVTNGAAGLFGIPKLTTWPLLVACVIISILIVLNFSRSAPGRACISIREDEIASEAMGINTTKYKTIAFVIGAVLASLAGALYASNFYVIKPDLFTWAKSVDVLIFVVFGGMGSYTGSILSAIVIGFINMFLQSFSDIRMILYGAALVVIMVFRPSGLLGTKEFTLSGLFKKLRSRKKKGVLKDEFTES; the protein is encoded by the coding sequence ATGAAAAATATATTTTCGAAACTAAACTTATGCTGGATCGTTTTCACAACGATTGTGTTAACTGTCATCACGTTATTGATGCAGGGAAATGTGATTACTGCTTATTATCAGGCAACCTTGTTTACCATTGGTATTAACATTATTTTGGCTGTATCCTTAAACTTGATTATTGGTATTACAGGACAGTTCTCTTTAGGGCATGCCGGTTTTATGTGTATCGGTGCTTATTCCTGTGCAGTCGTTACCCTTCGTAATCCAACGATGCTGGGATTTTTATTAGGCGTATTGATCGGGGCACTTATTAGTTCACTGGTTGCACTTGTTGTTGCGATTCCTACCCTTCGTCTAAAAGGTGATTATTTAGCAATCGCAACCTTAGGATTTTCAGAAATCGTACGTATTGTAGTATTGAATATGAAAGTTACCAATGGGGCTGCTGGTTTGTTTGGTATTCCCAAATTAACAACTTGGCCTTTGCTTGTTGCATGCGTTATTATTTCTATTTTAATTGTTTTGAATTTTTCAAGAAGTGCACCAGGACGTGCCTGTATTTCCATTCGTGAAGATGAAATAGCTTCTGAAGCGATGGGAATTAACACAACCAAATATAAAACGATTGCGTTTGTCATAGGAGCTGTACTTGCCAGTCTTGCCGGTGCATTATATGCATCAAATTTCTATGTCATAAAACCAGACTTGTTTACCTGGGCAAAATCTGTAGATGTACTGATTTTTGTAGTCTTTGGTGGAATGGGAAGTTATACAGGATCCATTTTATCCGCAATTGTTATTGGCTTTATCAATATGTTTTTACAGTCTTTCTCCGATATTCGTATGATTCTTTATGGGGCTGCTTTGGTAGTTATCATGGTATTTAGACCTTCAGGCTTACTAGGTACAAAAGAATTTACATTATCTGGATTATTTAAAAAACTGCGCAGCAGAAAAAAGAAAGGGGTGTTGAAGGATGAGTTTACTGAAAGTTAG